The following are from one region of the Salvia hispanica cultivar TCC Black 2014 chromosome 1, UniMelb_Shisp_WGS_1.0, whole genome shotgun sequence genome:
- the LOC125221733 gene encoding TELO2-interacting protein 1 homolog isoform X1, which produces MAETQILDGKSGIRASIFEEDSRNSALFLELKHSCVQLLDLLRNPDADPSFLSHLLHLLQNSSALSLQPLFDFILFPLLLLFDASVECRSSMKIDSKDDSLVSSTLRVEHKVSDSVAEGVVLCLEEVLKKCQLGSIDQMVVILKKLTLGAMLSPLEASEEFREGVIRCFRAVLLNLCPCSDDSCPCKRISNRPILPDEKEWQFSGHISVSKECPLAFLQSQPASAAIGHWLSLMLKAADIEVTRGHRGSSRLRVEALITLRVLIAKVGSADALAFYLPGVVSQLGKVLHTSRSMISGAAGSTKALDQAVRALAEYLVVVLDDGVSTPHGAQVEDISGFSSTKEKPLSSFLEELRHLPAQKTTQGDIRDSTESIEKGSIISVGDNVQGAVDLNARSLHVNRTEEWLTNTAAHVNKLLSATFPLLCVHPSKNVRLGLLASLQGLLCKCNYTLKESRLTLLECLCVLVCDDLGDVSSSAQAFFGLLVSSKEKHQTKHEIVELFSRLIEKLPQVVLGNEESLALSHARKLLAITYFGGPKLVADYLLLSPVTAARFLDVFALCLSQNTVYAGSLNKLAAARPTSSGFMHSIAEIQAVTSAEGSRGSGFQNRKISNVYEHGNNEYKLPSIPPWLTNMDSQKLYQTLSGILRLVSLYVLTDSRSQGSYSGLIDILLEHFHKLISELRLKELHKESWQSWYKRTASGHLVRQASTAACILNEMIFGLSDQAMTSLNGMFGHRLHHTSNGVDDALVENHAQERYQKSSARAYLIDCIGSILHEYLSPEVWDLPLGLSASPSGEGDVNMHFFSDNAMLQQVIIEGIGIFNICLGKEFSSCGFLHSSLYMLLENIICSDFQVRRAADTVLHVISATHNCPTVGHLVVDNSDYVIDSVCRQLRHLDCNPHVPNVLSAVLSYVGIADKILPLLEEPMHTVSMELEILGRHHHPNLTVPFLKAVAEIAKASKREAGELSGQLELYKNDVNSKMLNEEKRTGNNVRHSGSNANNIDSEIDEEGCAIEWESVVFKFNDSKRYRRIVGSIAGSCIVAVTPLIASADAAACLTALDIVEDGITTLVKVEEAYKHESETKEAIEQVIQSCSLYHLLDTLGAAEDEASENRSLPAMNKIWPFLITCFRNKNLVAIRRCCRTISTVVQICGGEFFARRFHTDGVHIWRLLSTSPFQKKTRSKEERTPLQLPYRRSLTSSEDSPAELSTLKVQVAILDMIADLARSKRSAPALEPVLKKVSGVVVGMVCSGVKGLQDACINALAALASIDPDLIWLLLADVYYSRAKSPPPPPSGEFPEISEVLPPPPSLKDYLYVLYAGQSYGFDVDFAAVETALDKLNSIVFTSQMYK; this is translated from the exons ATGGCAGAAACGCAAATTCTCGACGGAAAATCAGGTATACGAGCCTCAATTTTCGAGGAAGACTCTCGAAACAGCGCTCTCTTTCTGGAACTGAAGCACAGCTGCGTGCAGCTGCTGGACCTCCTTCGGAACCCCGACGCTGATCCCTCCTTTCTCTCCCATCTCCTCCACCTACTCCAGAACTCCTCCGCGCTCTCTCTCCAGCCGCTTTTCGA CTTTATTTTGTTCCCGTTGCTGCTTCTGTTCGACGCATCAGTCGAATGTAGGTCGTCGATGAAAATTGATTCCAAAGATGATTCTCTAGTATCTAGCACCTTACGGGTGGAACATAAAGTGAGTGACTCGGTGGCGGAGGGCGTGGTTCTCTGCTTGGAGGAAGTGTTGAAGAAGTGCCAATTAGGATCTATTGATCAG ATGGTTGTTATACTGAAGAAATTGACACTTGGAGCTATGCTTTCTCCATTGGAAGCTTCAGAAGAATTTCGTGAAGGAGTGATAAGGTGCTTCAGGGCCGTGTTGCTGAATTTGTGTCCTTGTTCAGATGATTCATGTCCTTGCAAGCGAATAAGTAATAGGCCTATTCTTCCAGATGAAAAAGAATGGCAATTTTCAGGACATATTTCCGTTTCAAAAGAGTGTCCATTAGCATTTCTTCAGTCTCAACCTGCTTCTGCAGCGATTGGACACTGGCTGTCTCTTATGCTCAAG GCTGCAGATATTGAGGTCACACGAGGTCATCGAGGCAGTTCTAGGCTTCGAGTTGAAGCTTTGATAACACTTCGAGTGCTAATTGCAAAG GTTGGATCGGCAGATGCCTTGGCTTTTTATTTACCAGGCGTTGTAAGTCAACTGGGGAAGGTGTTGCACACATCAAGATCTATGATTAGTGGTGCCGCAGGAAGTACAAAAGCCTTGGATCAGGCAGTTAGAGCATTGGCTGAATACCTTGTTGTGGTTCTCGATGATGGCGTTTCTACACCTCATGGTGCCCAGGTGGAGGACATTTCTGGCTTCTCATCAACTAAAGAGAAACCACTTTCTTCATTCCTAGAGGAACTCCGTCACCTACCTGCTCAAAAAACAACTCAGGGTGATATCAGAGATTCTACTGAATCCATAGAGAAAGGCAGCATAATATCCGTAGGAGATAATGTGCAGGGCGCTGTTGACCTTAACGCTCGATCACTGCATGTAAACCGTACAGAGGAGTGGTTAACAAATACTGCTGCTCATGTTAATAAACTTTTATCTGCAACATTTCCTCTT CTTTGTGTTCATCCTAGCAAAAATGTGAGACTAGGACTTTTGGCTTCTCTACAGGGGCTCTTATGTAAATGCAATTACACATTGAAAGAAAGCAGATTAACACTTCTG GAATGCTTGTGTGTGTTGGTTTGTGATGATCTTGGAGATGTGTCTTCATCAGCCCAGGCCTTTTTTGGACTTCTGGTTTCATCGAAAGAAAAGCATCAAACAAAACATGAGATTGTTGAACTTTTTAGCAG GTTGATTGAAAAACTTCCTCAAGTGGTACTGGGTAATGAGGAGTCACTTGCACTATCACATGCCCGAAAGTTGCTAGCAATTACATATTTCGGTGGTCCCAAACTTGTCGCAGACTACCTTCTTCTTTCCCCT GTGACAGCTGCCCGTTTCTTGGATGTGTTTGCGCTCTGTCTAAGTCAAAACACTGTTTATGCTGGTTCACTCAACAAGCTTGCAGCAGCAAGACCCACATCATCCGGCTTCATGCATTCAATAGCTGAGATCCAGGCCGTTACTAGTGCTGAAGGTTCTCGGGGATCAGGTTTCCAGAATAGGAAAATTTCAAATGTATACGAACATGGAAATAATGAATATAAGCTGCCTAGCATTCCACCTTGGTTGACCAATATGGATAGTCAGAAGCTGTACCAGACTCTTTCAGGAATCCTGAGGCTAGTCAGTCTATATGTACTCACAG ACTCTCGAAGTCAGGGTTCGTACTCTGGTTTAATTGATATTCTCCTTGAACACTTCCATAAACTGATATCTGAGCTGCGACTGAAAGAACTCCATAAGGAAAGCTGGCAGTCTTGGTATAAAAGAACGGCGTCAGGGCATTTGGTGCGGCAAGCTAGTACTGCTGCATGCATCCTCAATGAAATGATTTTTGGGCTGTCTGACCAGGCCATGACATCTTTAAATGGAATGTTCGGTCATCGTCTACACCATACAAGTAATGGTGTTGATGATGCTTTGGTAGAAAATCATGCTCAGGAGAGGTACCAGAAGTCTAGTGCCAGGGCTTATTTGATTGATTGCATCGGTAGTATCCTACATGAATATTTATCACCTGAAGTCTGGGATCTCCCACTTGGACTATCAGCTTCTCCCTCTGGAGAAGGCGACgtaaatatgcattttttcaGTGACAATGCAATGCTGCAGCAG GTCATTATTGAAGGAATAGGCATATTCAATATTTGCCTGGGCAAAGAATTTTCATCGTGTGGATTTCTTCACTCCTCTCTCTATATGTTACTTGAAAATATCATATGctcagattttcaagtcagGAGGGCTGCTGATACTGTCCTACATGTTATCTCTGCTACACACAACTGTCCAACT GTGGGCCACTTGGTTGTCGACAACTCAGATTATGTGATTGACTCCGTATGTAGGCAACTGCGACATCTAGATTGTAATCCTCACGTGCCTAATGTTCTCTCCGCCGTGCTCTCTTATGTTGGGATAGCTGACAAAATATTGCCACTGTTGGAGGAGCCG ATGCATACAGTCTCCATGGAGCTTGAAATTCTTGGGAGGCATCATCACCCTAATTTGACTGTCCCCTTCTTAAAG gccGTAGCAGAAATAGCCAAAGCCTCTAAACGGGAGGCTGGTGAGCTTTCCGGTCAATTAGAGTTGTACAAGAATGATGTCAATTCAAAAATGTTgaatgaagagaaaagaaCAGGAAATAATGTTCGGCATTCAGGATCAAATGCTAATAATATTGACTCCG AAATAGATGAGGAAGGATGCGCCATTGAATGGGAGTCTGTCGTATTCAAGTTTAACGATTCAAAAAGATATCGGCGTATAGTTGGATCTATTGCAGGATCATGCATTGTTGCTGTTACTCCACTAATTGCTTCTGCTGATGCAGCAGCATGCTTGACAGCTCTGGATATAGTTGAG GATGGTATTACCACACTTGTCAAAGTGGAAGAAGCCTACAAGCACGAGAGTGAGACGAAAGAAGCAATCGAACAagtcattcagtcatgttcgTTATACCATCTTCTCGACACTCTCGGTGCTGCTGAGGATGAAGCTTCAGAGAATAGATCACTTCCTGCAATGAACAAAATCTGGCCTTTCTTGATTACCTGTTTTCGGAATAAGAATCTAGTG GCCATCCGAAGATGCTGTCGCACGATCAGCACCGTAGTGCAAATCTGCGGTGGGGAGTTCTTCGCTCGTCGCTTCCACACCGACGGCGTCCACATCTGGAGACTCCTAAGCACGTCGCCGTTTCAAAAGAAAACCCGCTCCAAGGAAGAACGAACCCCCCTCCAACTCCCTTACAGGAGGAGCCTCACATCTTCCGAAGATTCGCCTGCCGAGCTATCAACCCTGAAAGTCCAGGTAGCGATCCTCGACATGATCGCAGACCTAGCTCGGAGCAAAAGAAGCGCTCCGGCACTGGAGCCGGTCCTCAAGAAGGTCAGCGGCGTCGTGGTCGGGATGGTGTGCAGCGGCGTCAAGGGCCTTCAGGACGCTTGCATTAACGCCCTCGCGGCGCTGGCATCCATCGACCCTGACCTGATATGGCTGCTTCTTGCCGACGTGTACTACTCGCGGGCGAAAAGCCCGCCTCCGCCCCCGTCCGGCGAGTTCCCCGAGATCTCTGAGGTGTTGCCTCCGCCACCATCGCTCAAAGACTACTTGTACGTGTTGTATGCAGGTCAGAGCTATGGATTCGATGTTGATTTTGCCGCTGTGGAAACTGCCTTAGATAAATTAAACTCTATTGTTTTTACATCGCAAATGTacaaataa
- the LOC125221733 gene encoding TELO2-interacting protein 1 homolog isoform X2, whose translation MKIDSKDDSLVSSTLRVEHKVSDSVAEGVVLCLEEVLKKCQLGSIDQMVVILKKLTLGAMLSPLEASEEFREGVIRCFRAVLLNLCPCSDDSCPCKRISNRPILPDEKEWQFSGHISVSKECPLAFLQSQPASAAIGHWLSLMLKAADIEVTRGHRGSSRLRVEALITLRVLIAKVGSADALAFYLPGVVSQLGKVLHTSRSMISGAAGSTKALDQAVRALAEYLVVVLDDGVSTPHGAQVEDISGFSSTKEKPLSSFLEELRHLPAQKTTQGDIRDSTESIEKGSIISVGDNVQGAVDLNARSLHVNRTEEWLTNTAAHVNKLLSATFPLLCVHPSKNVRLGLLASLQGLLCKCNYTLKESRLTLLECLCVLVCDDLGDVSSSAQAFFGLLVSSKEKHQTKHEIVELFSRLIEKLPQVVLGNEESLALSHARKLLAITYFGGPKLVADYLLLSPVTAARFLDVFALCLSQNTVYAGSLNKLAAARPTSSGFMHSIAEIQAVTSAEGSRGSGFQNRKISNVYEHGNNEYKLPSIPPWLTNMDSQKLYQTLSGILRLVSLYVLTDSRSQGSYSGLIDILLEHFHKLISELRLKELHKESWQSWYKRTASGHLVRQASTAACILNEMIFGLSDQAMTSLNGMFGHRLHHTSNGVDDALVENHAQERYQKSSARAYLIDCIGSILHEYLSPEVWDLPLGLSASPSGEGDVNMHFFSDNAMLQQVIIEGIGIFNICLGKEFSSCGFLHSSLYMLLENIICSDFQVRRAADTVLHVISATHNCPTVGHLVVDNSDYVIDSVCRQLRHLDCNPHVPNVLSAVLSYVGIADKILPLLEEPMHTVSMELEILGRHHHPNLTVPFLKAVAEIAKASKREAGELSGQLELYKNDVNSKMLNEEKRTGNNVRHSGSNANNIDSEIDEEGCAIEWESVVFKFNDSKRYRRIVGSIAGSCIVAVTPLIASADAAACLTALDIVEDGITTLVKVEEAYKHESETKEAIEQVIQSCSLYHLLDTLGAAEDEASENRSLPAMNKIWPFLITCFRNKNLVAIRRCCRTISTVVQICGGEFFARRFHTDGVHIWRLLSTSPFQKKTRSKEERTPLQLPYRRSLTSSEDSPAELSTLKVQVAILDMIADLARSKRSAPALEPVLKKVSGVVVGMVCSGVKGLQDACINALAALASIDPDLIWLLLADVYYSRAKSPPPPPSGEFPEISEVLPPPPSLKDYLYVLYAGQSYGFDVDFAAVETALDKLNSIVFTSQMYK comes from the exons ATGAAAATTGATTCCAAAGATGATTCTCTAGTATCTAGCACCTTACGGGTGGAACATAAAGTGAGTGACTCGGTGGCGGAGGGCGTGGTTCTCTGCTTGGAGGAAGTGTTGAAGAAGTGCCAATTAGGATCTATTGATCAG ATGGTTGTTATACTGAAGAAATTGACACTTGGAGCTATGCTTTCTCCATTGGAAGCTTCAGAAGAATTTCGTGAAGGAGTGATAAGGTGCTTCAGGGCCGTGTTGCTGAATTTGTGTCCTTGTTCAGATGATTCATGTCCTTGCAAGCGAATAAGTAATAGGCCTATTCTTCCAGATGAAAAAGAATGGCAATTTTCAGGACATATTTCCGTTTCAAAAGAGTGTCCATTAGCATTTCTTCAGTCTCAACCTGCTTCTGCAGCGATTGGACACTGGCTGTCTCTTATGCTCAAG GCTGCAGATATTGAGGTCACACGAGGTCATCGAGGCAGTTCTAGGCTTCGAGTTGAAGCTTTGATAACACTTCGAGTGCTAATTGCAAAG GTTGGATCGGCAGATGCCTTGGCTTTTTATTTACCAGGCGTTGTAAGTCAACTGGGGAAGGTGTTGCACACATCAAGATCTATGATTAGTGGTGCCGCAGGAAGTACAAAAGCCTTGGATCAGGCAGTTAGAGCATTGGCTGAATACCTTGTTGTGGTTCTCGATGATGGCGTTTCTACACCTCATGGTGCCCAGGTGGAGGACATTTCTGGCTTCTCATCAACTAAAGAGAAACCACTTTCTTCATTCCTAGAGGAACTCCGTCACCTACCTGCTCAAAAAACAACTCAGGGTGATATCAGAGATTCTACTGAATCCATAGAGAAAGGCAGCATAATATCCGTAGGAGATAATGTGCAGGGCGCTGTTGACCTTAACGCTCGATCACTGCATGTAAACCGTACAGAGGAGTGGTTAACAAATACTGCTGCTCATGTTAATAAACTTTTATCTGCAACATTTCCTCTT CTTTGTGTTCATCCTAGCAAAAATGTGAGACTAGGACTTTTGGCTTCTCTACAGGGGCTCTTATGTAAATGCAATTACACATTGAAAGAAAGCAGATTAACACTTCTG GAATGCTTGTGTGTGTTGGTTTGTGATGATCTTGGAGATGTGTCTTCATCAGCCCAGGCCTTTTTTGGACTTCTGGTTTCATCGAAAGAAAAGCATCAAACAAAACATGAGATTGTTGAACTTTTTAGCAG GTTGATTGAAAAACTTCCTCAAGTGGTACTGGGTAATGAGGAGTCACTTGCACTATCACATGCCCGAAAGTTGCTAGCAATTACATATTTCGGTGGTCCCAAACTTGTCGCAGACTACCTTCTTCTTTCCCCT GTGACAGCTGCCCGTTTCTTGGATGTGTTTGCGCTCTGTCTAAGTCAAAACACTGTTTATGCTGGTTCACTCAACAAGCTTGCAGCAGCAAGACCCACATCATCCGGCTTCATGCATTCAATAGCTGAGATCCAGGCCGTTACTAGTGCTGAAGGTTCTCGGGGATCAGGTTTCCAGAATAGGAAAATTTCAAATGTATACGAACATGGAAATAATGAATATAAGCTGCCTAGCATTCCACCTTGGTTGACCAATATGGATAGTCAGAAGCTGTACCAGACTCTTTCAGGAATCCTGAGGCTAGTCAGTCTATATGTACTCACAG ACTCTCGAAGTCAGGGTTCGTACTCTGGTTTAATTGATATTCTCCTTGAACACTTCCATAAACTGATATCTGAGCTGCGACTGAAAGAACTCCATAAGGAAAGCTGGCAGTCTTGGTATAAAAGAACGGCGTCAGGGCATTTGGTGCGGCAAGCTAGTACTGCTGCATGCATCCTCAATGAAATGATTTTTGGGCTGTCTGACCAGGCCATGACATCTTTAAATGGAATGTTCGGTCATCGTCTACACCATACAAGTAATGGTGTTGATGATGCTTTGGTAGAAAATCATGCTCAGGAGAGGTACCAGAAGTCTAGTGCCAGGGCTTATTTGATTGATTGCATCGGTAGTATCCTACATGAATATTTATCACCTGAAGTCTGGGATCTCCCACTTGGACTATCAGCTTCTCCCTCTGGAGAAGGCGACgtaaatatgcattttttcaGTGACAATGCAATGCTGCAGCAG GTCATTATTGAAGGAATAGGCATATTCAATATTTGCCTGGGCAAAGAATTTTCATCGTGTGGATTTCTTCACTCCTCTCTCTATATGTTACTTGAAAATATCATATGctcagattttcaagtcagGAGGGCTGCTGATACTGTCCTACATGTTATCTCTGCTACACACAACTGTCCAACT GTGGGCCACTTGGTTGTCGACAACTCAGATTATGTGATTGACTCCGTATGTAGGCAACTGCGACATCTAGATTGTAATCCTCACGTGCCTAATGTTCTCTCCGCCGTGCTCTCTTATGTTGGGATAGCTGACAAAATATTGCCACTGTTGGAGGAGCCG ATGCATACAGTCTCCATGGAGCTTGAAATTCTTGGGAGGCATCATCACCCTAATTTGACTGTCCCCTTCTTAAAG gccGTAGCAGAAATAGCCAAAGCCTCTAAACGGGAGGCTGGTGAGCTTTCCGGTCAATTAGAGTTGTACAAGAATGATGTCAATTCAAAAATGTTgaatgaagagaaaagaaCAGGAAATAATGTTCGGCATTCAGGATCAAATGCTAATAATATTGACTCCG AAATAGATGAGGAAGGATGCGCCATTGAATGGGAGTCTGTCGTATTCAAGTTTAACGATTCAAAAAGATATCGGCGTATAGTTGGATCTATTGCAGGATCATGCATTGTTGCTGTTACTCCACTAATTGCTTCTGCTGATGCAGCAGCATGCTTGACAGCTCTGGATATAGTTGAG GATGGTATTACCACACTTGTCAAAGTGGAAGAAGCCTACAAGCACGAGAGTGAGACGAAAGAAGCAATCGAACAagtcattcagtcatgttcgTTATACCATCTTCTCGACACTCTCGGTGCTGCTGAGGATGAAGCTTCAGAGAATAGATCACTTCCTGCAATGAACAAAATCTGGCCTTTCTTGATTACCTGTTTTCGGAATAAGAATCTAGTG GCCATCCGAAGATGCTGTCGCACGATCAGCACCGTAGTGCAAATCTGCGGTGGGGAGTTCTTCGCTCGTCGCTTCCACACCGACGGCGTCCACATCTGGAGACTCCTAAGCACGTCGCCGTTTCAAAAGAAAACCCGCTCCAAGGAAGAACGAACCCCCCTCCAACTCCCTTACAGGAGGAGCCTCACATCTTCCGAAGATTCGCCTGCCGAGCTATCAACCCTGAAAGTCCAGGTAGCGATCCTCGACATGATCGCAGACCTAGCTCGGAGCAAAAGAAGCGCTCCGGCACTGGAGCCGGTCCTCAAGAAGGTCAGCGGCGTCGTGGTCGGGATGGTGTGCAGCGGCGTCAAGGGCCTTCAGGACGCTTGCATTAACGCCCTCGCGGCGCTGGCATCCATCGACCCTGACCTGATATGGCTGCTTCTTGCCGACGTGTACTACTCGCGGGCGAAAAGCCCGCCTCCGCCCCCGTCCGGCGAGTTCCCCGAGATCTCTGAGGTGTTGCCTCCGCCACCATCGCTCAAAGACTACTTGTACGTGTTGTATGCAGGTCAGAGCTATGGATTCGATGTTGATTTTGCCGCTGTGGAAACTGCCTTAGATAAATTAAACTCTATTGTTTTTACATCGCAAATGTacaaataa